The following DNA comes from Ornithobacterium rhinotracheale DSM 15997.
GATAAGCTTAATTATTTTAGCAGAATTTAAATCTATCGATTCTGAGTACCAGCTTTTTAGAGAGATAAAAGGTTGGGCTATTGAATCTAAAATTGAAAGGAGTGTTTACAACAGAAGAAAACGAAAACTCTTCCCTTTTCTTGAAGAAATTAGGTGCAAAATGGTGAAAAAGTTCAATGATTTTGAAAACTATTTCTTGGTGGACAGCATGCCTTTAGAAGTGTGTAAATTATCCCGCTCTTCCAGAAGCAAAATCTGTAAAGAAAATAGCTTTTCAATGCCAAATAAAGGTTTTTGTGCTTCTCAAAATCTACACTTTTATGGTTACAAGCTACATGCGATCTGTTCTATTGCTGGTGTGTTCCAAAGTTTTGACTTATCTCCCGCCTCCGTTCACGACATTCATTATTTGAAAGACATAAAACTTCAAATTTCTGATTGCGTGTTACTTGGAGACAGGGGCTATCTTTCTCAAACGGTTCAGCTTGACTTGTTCAATGAGGTAAAAATCCAGTTAGAAACCCCTAAAAGAAAAAATCAAAAAGATTACAAACCTCAGTTCTATCCATTCAGAAAGTGTAGAAAACGTATAGAAACTTTATTCTCGCAGTTGTGTGACCAATTTATGATACGGCGTAATTATGCCAAATCTTTTGAAGGATTCAAAACAAGAATATTGGCAAAAATTACCTCCTTGACTACTATTCAATATCTCAATAAATTTGTCTTTCATAGTAACATTAACAATTTAAAAATTAACCTCATTCGATAATGCACTACGGGTTTTACTAGTTAAATTTTTTTCAGGGGAAAAGGATATTTCAAAATCCTCATCATCTCTCAATCCTTTAAAAAGAACAATACCTCTATGTTTTAGTTTATTGGCCATTTCTGAATTGTAGTCATTTATTCCTTTTTTATCTTTAAATTCATCTTTATTTTCACCTTCATACAATTTTTTAAAGATTGTAAGTACTTTGTCATTTTTCTTCGTTTTTAAAAGTTTCTTAAACCTTTTTTCTCTATTTTTTTCATCTCTTCGTCGTAATCACTTTTAGAGTTTATCTCTAGACTTTCTTTTTTCAAATAAAACCAAAGTATCTGTAAAAATAAATCTCTGACACTTTGGTATTGTATAATTGAATTCATGAGATAATTGCTTCTAATAAAGATTTGTCCCCTGTATCCATCTCTCCAATTAATCGGCGATTTGTGTAATTTGACAAAAGCCATAAATGCAGAGAAACGAGCGAAGTAAATTAAGTCTATTAAGGTTTTATATTTTTTGTAAATTATAAAGATTGTCTTAGCTTCTTTATCTTCTTTGCCAAAAATATAAGCGCCTATATCGCCTTTTCTATGTTCTAAATATTTTAAACTTTTTAAATATTCATTTTCAAGTTCATTTAATTCTTCAAGGCTATAATCTTTACCTTTGTAATTTATTCGTAACATACTTTTAATATTTCTCATAAAGATATAAAAAAAATCCCAAATTCATATGAATTTGGGATTTTAAAAAAAAACTCAATTATTATTGATTAAATGGAATTATTCGGTATGAGTATTCGTATGGTTTGTAGAGATAAACTCTGTACTTCTCTAGTGGTAATGATCCCCAGCTATTGATTCCGCCTAAACCTAATTGGTTAAGGTCGATATCAAGATGCACATTTTTATCATACTCCAATTCGCCTGAATGCGTTTGCCCTTTTTCTTCCCCAGGATATAATTGTTCTGGAGCATATGGCAATGCATTGATGTTTAAGAAAACGCTTTGTGGCTCGATGGTGAATCCGCTGCCGTCGTTTCTAGTGATTTTGGCATAGCGCACATCTGATTTGTTACCAGATTCTTGCGGACGAATGTATGGGTGGTATTGGTCTTTGATGGCTCCTTTGTATAAGCCTACCATAGCTGATTGTTTTCTGTCTTGGTAGCTTTCCCATGGACCACGACCATACCATTCAATATTAGTGAAATCGATAGGCAAAATCATGTGTGTTCCAATTTTAAAGCTTATGGCTTTGTCATCATTTTTTAGCGGCGTGTATTTATTGTCTATCAAAATACTTCCTGCCGCGTCAAAAGTGAGTGTTTGTGTGAATTGGATAGTTTTGTCTACTAATTTTTTCGCGATAATCACTTGGATTTCTCCTGTGTTTAGGGCTTTGTAGCTTACGCTTTCCACTTCGCCATTTTGGTCTGCATCTTTTAAAATTTTGTAATTCTTAGGCAATCTAGCTCCAAAGTCGTTATCAGTTCCAGGACGCCAGAAATTAGCATAAGGACCTTGCTCGAAAATTACTTTTCCATCTACGGTGTAGTTTTCTAATCTACCTTTAGTCTTAGAAATAGTAGCAGAGAAATTAGCATCGCTTATGCTGATGTTTTGTGCATTTTCATCTACATTGATGGTGGCTTGCTGTGGCGTGTAGGCCTGTCTACGATATTGAGATAGTACAAATTCTCCAAAGGCAAGTGGAGTGTGTGCGTCTAAGATTCCTTCTTTAGCTTTGGTGTAAGCGGTAAGTTGCAAAATGTATTCGCCGTCGTTTCCTGCGGTGAATGGTAATTTATAGTTTTTGCTTTTTTGTGCAGCGATACCAGTTGGTTCAAAATCGCCTTCGTTTACTACTTTTCCATCTTTTAATAATTGCCAATGAATGATGAAATTATCCAAAGATTTAAAGAAATACTTGTTTTTCACATTTACGATACCATTTCTGTAGGTAAATCCGATAAATTGCTGAACGCGGCGCACTTCGTATGCATGTGGGTGCAAAGTGTGGTTGGGTCCTATGACACCATTGTTCAAGAAATTGTTGTCGCTTGGAGTGTTCTTATCGCCCCAGTCTCCGCCGTAGCCATAAATTGTTTTTCCGTTTACTTTTTTCTCAACTCCTTGATCCATCCAGTCCCAGATAAATCCACCCATAAGCGAAGGGTATTTTTCATACAAATCCCAATACTCTTGGTGTCCGCCCAAGCTATTGCCCATTGCGTGAGAGTATTCGCATTGAATGAATGGCTTTGTAGGATTGCTATTTACATAATCAATTAAGAATTGAGGATCACGATACATGCGAGATTCCATGTCGATGTTCCAATCTCTTGCTGCGATTTCGTAATGAATAGGGCGAGATGGGTCTAGACCTTTCAAGGCTTTGTAACCTTGGTAGAAATTCCAACCATTACCCGATTCGTTCCCCATACTCCAAGCAAAGATACTCGGGTGGTTTTTGTCGCGTTGTTCCATGCGAGTGATGCGCATTACATGCGCTTTTTCCCACTCTGGTTTGTTTGCCAAAGTTTTGTCTGCGCTGTAGAACATTCCGTGGTTTTCCACATTGGCTTCATCCATTACATAAAGCCCATATTTGTCGCATAAATCATAGAAATAAGGATCGTTCGGGTAGTGCGAAGTACGCACGGCATTCATGTTAAGCTCTTTCATCATCTTAACATCTTTTTCCATATCCTCTCTAGAGATAATTTGTCCTGTTTTAGAATTAGCATCGTGGCGGTTTACCCCTTTGATTTTTACAGGGACTCCGTTGATTAAAAACAGAGGACCTTTGATTTCCACAGTTCTAAATCCCGTAGGACGACGAATTACTTCTTGCAATTTTCCGTCTTTATCTCTTAAAATTAATTCTAGGGTATAAAGATTTGGAGTTTCTGCTGTCCAAGGCTTAGCATTTGGAATATTAGCTAAAAATTGATTTTCAGTTTTTCCGTGAGGCATTTTTAGTCTAGATAAAGCTTGCTTGCCTGTCCAAACTTTTTTGCCTTGGTCGTCGTACAAATTCGCTTCGATGGTGCTTTTTTCTTGGTTTTCATCAGTATTATTAAATGCCTGAACACGAAGGCGCATTTCTCCATCTTTGTAATGATTCACTAATTGAGAAATTGCTTCGTAATCATAAAAATGCATTTTTGGTCTGGCATAGAGGTAGCAATCTCTCGTGATTCCAGAGAGTCTCCACATATCTTGAGCTTCTAGGAAACTTGCATCGCTCCAGCGGTGCACTTCTAGTGCTATGAGGTTTTTGCCAGGTTTAACATATTTGGTAATATTAAATTCTGATGGAAGTTTGCTATCCTTGCCAAATCCTACATATTTACCATTTACATAAAGTTTAAACGCTGATTTTACAGCTCCTAGATGAATAAAGATTTCGCTTCCGTCCCAATTATTAGGTATTTCAATTACTCTACGATATGCAGCTGCGGGCTGATCCACTGTGTCTGGAATGTTAGGTGGTTGCGGATTTTTCATCGCAAATTCGAAACTTTCGTTTACATAAATTGGCGTTCCGTATCCATTAAATTCCCAAGTGGCAGGAACTTTAAAATTGTCCCATTTAGCATCATTAAACTTAGTGGCATAGAAATCTTTGGGCAATTGTTTGCGGTCTTTTACCCATTTAAATTTCCAAGTCCCATTCAAGTCTAAAAATCTTGAAGATGCAGACGGGTCGTTTTTCTTTGCAAGTTCCACCGATTCATAAGGGAAGTAGGTGGCTCGCATAGGCAAACGATTTTCTTCCTGCATCGCAGGATTTTCGTAATACGGGTCTAAATATGGTTTCTGTGCTTGCTGTGCCTGCATAGACATTGCACAGAGAAAACCCAACCCAATAAGCATTTTTTTCATATATGTTGAATTTTTATTTTAATTAAAATTTAGTAGGCCGTTTTGTCGTAATATTTAGGATAAAAATTAATTCCTTTAAGTTTCCATTCGTCGAAATGATATTCATTTAATCTTTTTACAAAATCATCAAAATTCTTATTTTCGAGTGGCGTCCAAGCCATTTCTGCAAAGGCTTGCATGCGTGGATAAATCATGTATTCGTAGTGCAAGACAGAGGACATAAACTCCGTCCACACGGCAAACTGAGTGCCTAGAACATATTTCTGTTGTTCAGGTGATAATTTATCCGAAGACGGATTATAAGCATACACCGCCTCGAGCGTATTGATCGAATATTTAGGAGCCCAATATTTGCCAATCTCGCTGCGATCTTGGTGTCTTATGAAATACAACGGATTACTTGGAGACATCACCACATCGTGTCCCATTTTTGCTGCAGCGATTCCGCCCTTTTCTCCGCGCCAGCTCATCACCGTAGCCGATGGGGCTAGTCCACCCTCCAAGATTTCGTCCCAGCCGAGGAGTTTTCGGTGGTGTTTGGTTAAGAATTTCTCTATTCTTTTAACGAAATAACTTTGTAGCTCGTGTGTGTCTTTTAAATTTTCCTTTTTCATTCGAGCTTGGCAAAGCGTACAAGTTTCCCAATGTTTTTTATCCACCTCATCGCCCCCGATATGAATGTATTCCGACGGGAAAATTTCCATAACTTCTTTTAAAATATTTTCTAAAAAAGTGAAAGTTTCATCTTTCCCCGCACAATACTCTAAATTAAACGAATCTCTGTATTCATCGGTATGATGTAAAATGGAATTTG
Coding sequences within:
- a CDS encoding glycoside hydrolase family 2 TIM barrel-domain containing protein, giving the protein MKKMLIGLGFLCAMSMQAQQAQKPYLDPYYENPAMQEENRLPMRATYFPYESVELAKKNDPSASSRFLDLNGTWKFKWVKDRKQLPKDFYATKFNDAKWDNFKVPATWEFNGYGTPIYVNESFEFAMKNPQPPNIPDTVDQPAAAYRRVIEIPNNWDGSEIFIHLGAVKSAFKLYVNGKYVGFGKDSKLPSEFNITKYVKPGKNLIALEVHRWSDASFLEAQDMWRLSGITRDCYLYARPKMHFYDYEAISQLVNHYKDGEMRLRVQAFNNTDENQEKSTIEANLYDDQGKKVWTGKQALSRLKMPHGKTENQFLANIPNAKPWTAETPNLYTLELILRDKDGKLQEVIRRPTGFRTVEIKGPLFLINGVPVKIKGVNRHDANSKTGQIISREDMEKDVKMMKELNMNAVRTSHYPNDPYFYDLCDKYGLYVMDEANVENHGMFYSADKTLANKPEWEKAHVMRITRMEQRDKNHPSIFAWSMGNESGNGWNFYQGYKALKGLDPSRPIHYEIAARDWNIDMESRMYRDPQFLIDYVNSNPTKPFIQCEYSHAMGNSLGGHQEYWDLYEKYPSLMGGFIWDWMDQGVEKKVNGKTIYGYGGDWGDKNTPSDNNFLNNGVIGPNHTLHPHAYEVRRVQQFIGFTYRNGIVNVKNKYFFKSLDNFIIHWQLLKDGKVVNEGDFEPTGIAAQKSKNYKLPFTAGNDGEYILQLTAYTKAKEGILDAHTPLAFGEFVLSQYRRQAYTPQQATINVDENAQNISISDANFSATISKTKGRLENYTVDGKVIFEQGPYANFWRPGTDNDFGARLPKNYKILKDADQNGEVESVSYKALNTGEIQVIIAKKLVDKTIQFTQTLTFDAAGSILIDNKYTPLKNDDKAISFKIGTHMILPIDFTNIEWYGRGPWESYQDRKQSAMVGLYKGAIKDQYHPYIRPQESGNKSDVRYAKITRNDGSGFTIEPQSVFLNINALPYAPEQLYPGEEKGQTHSGELEYDKNVHLDIDLNQLGLGGINSWGSLPLEKYRVYLYKPYEYSYRIIPFNQ
- a CDS encoding IS982 family transposase, whose product is MSNLEASYNFILNKLIEFSGTENFYFKPVKPKLSDIELISLIILAEFKSIDSEYQLFREIKGWAIESKIERSVYNRRKRKLFPFLEEIRCKMVKKFNDFENYFLVDSMPLEVCKLSRSSRSKICKENSFSMPNKGFCASQNLHFYGYKLHAICSIAGVFQSFDLSPASVHDIHYLKDIKLQISDCVLLGDRGYLSQTVQLDLFNEVKIQLETPKRKNQKDYKPQFYPFRKCRKRIETLFSQLCDQFMIRRNYAKSFEGFKTRILAKITSLTTIQYLNKFVFHSNINNLKINLIR